In Propionicimonas paludicola, a single window of DNA contains:
- a CDS encoding enoyl-CoA hydratase/isomerase family protein, giving the protein MDDAVYAEQLEPGITVLVLNQPRKKNAISAPMMVRLGELLRQADADEATRVVILRGAGENFSSGGDLRQTPPDQVSLANTRATLRPYLDVIRQVRRMATPVIAMVDGYAVGGAFSLMLACDLVCVSDRVQVVPAFCKIGIVPEMGLAKFLPQLVGDKLAKELLFTNAVLGASDLLGYRLINRVFPADQLVDGTLALAREVAAMPALSIQLTKGMLNAGYDDGLDAMLETEATASPFCAHSGAFRAPGGEQS; this is encoded by the coding sequence ATGGACGACGCCGTCTACGCCGAGCAGCTCGAGCCCGGCATCACCGTGCTGGTGCTGAACCAGCCGCGCAAGAAGAACGCCATCAGTGCGCCGATGATGGTCCGGCTAGGGGAGTTGCTCCGCCAAGCCGACGCGGACGAGGCGACCCGGGTGGTCATTCTGCGCGGCGCCGGGGAGAACTTCTCCAGCGGCGGTGACCTGCGCCAGACCCCACCGGATCAGGTCAGCCTGGCCAACACTCGGGCCACCCTGCGTCCCTACCTGGACGTGATTCGCCAGGTCCGGCGGATGGCCACCCCGGTGATCGCCATGGTGGACGGCTACGCCGTGGGCGGCGCGTTCTCGCTGATGCTGGCCTGCGACCTGGTCTGCGTCTCCGACCGGGTCCAGGTGGTGCCGGCCTTCTGCAAGATCGGCATCGTCCCGGAGATGGGGCTGGCCAAGTTCCTGCCGCAGCTGGTCGGCGACAAGCTCGCCAAGGAGCTGCTGTTCACCAATGCGGTGCTCGGCGCCTCCGACCTGCTCGGCTACCGGCTGATCAACCGGGTGTTCCCGGCCGATCAGCTGGTCGACGGCACCCTGGCCCTGGCTCGGGAGGTGGCCGCGATGCCGGCCCTGTCGATCCAGCTGACCAAGGGGATGCTTAACGCCGGCTACGACGACGGCCTGGACGCCATGCTCGAGACCGAAGCCACCGCGTCCCCGTTCTGCGCGCACAGCGGAGCCTTCCGCGCGCCCGGCGGCGAGCAGAGCTGA
- a CDS encoding FAD-dependent oxidoreductase, producing the protein MGMKFPLLSSPLQVGGVVLRNRMMTTSMSPGAGYTDQNSRPTQRFLNYLEQRAAGQTALITQTLSPHERSAEHPGLSPMPGCYDDSCLPHLRQMAEVVHRHGGLLVGQPYFVHDWKTKADEDEVAWGPSDITILKFMGPFRRMEAQHIALFKQQFLNCVRVMKDAGWDGVEVMAGVGGILNRFLSPATNDRTDEYGGSLENRVRLTVEVISEIRAMVGPDFPIIVRWSPVEYVKSENGAGHTIEDALKVVPFLEAAGMDLHNLAVGWHESSVPLTTKEIPDGHWSWISQQIKTVATKPVVTAYRETDPVVMERILREGKADLIGGLRYSIADPDFPRKVVEDRPEELRMCICCNRCIDDVVGRELPLTKCAANPRLGAELDTLTLPPATAPKKVMVAGSGPAGISAAMTAADRGHTVTIYEAGPRVGGSVKMSSIFSPLHERLLRSFRVQLRLHPQVKVVLNTPVTPELVRQVRPDAVVVAIGGEPKGIDVPGADGTNVVTSHDFLEMLNGHPPKKPGLINKIMWNCGAVFLRLYYTPGFARVMSKRSPWPLGNPLAIVGGGLPGCELGHLAMESGRKTTIIEAGPKIGHDVGGSDRFHVVGAFRKAENVTTLTSSEITKITPRTVEVVQRGPSGDQPVSVPAKTVAVTLGFQANRSLFEALQATGVEVYEAGDCADPGRIADATKAGYQAACRI; encoded by the coding sequence ATGGGTATGAAGTTCCCGCTCCTGTCCTCACCGCTGCAGGTGGGGGGAGTGGTCCTGCGCAACCGGATGATGACGACGTCGATGTCGCCGGGAGCGGGCTACACCGACCAGAACTCCCGGCCGACGCAGCGGTTCCTGAACTACCTGGAGCAGCGCGCCGCCGGGCAGACCGCCCTGATCACTCAGACCCTCAGCCCGCACGAGCGCTCGGCTGAGCACCCCGGGCTCTCTCCGATGCCCGGCTGCTACGACGACAGCTGCCTGCCGCACCTGCGCCAGATGGCCGAGGTGGTGCATCGGCACGGCGGCCTGCTGGTCGGCCAGCCCTACTTCGTCCACGACTGGAAGACCAAGGCCGACGAGGACGAGGTGGCCTGGGGCCCGTCCGACATCACCATCTTGAAGTTCATGGGCCCGTTCCGCCGGATGGAGGCCCAGCACATCGCGTTGTTCAAGCAGCAGTTCCTCAACTGCGTCCGGGTGATGAAGGACGCCGGCTGGGACGGCGTCGAGGTGATGGCCGGCGTCGGCGGGATCCTCAACCGCTTCCTGTCCCCGGCTACCAACGATCGCACCGATGAGTACGGCGGCAGCCTGGAGAACCGGGTCCGGCTCACCGTCGAGGTGATCTCCGAGATCCGGGCCATGGTCGGCCCCGACTTCCCGATCATCGTCCGCTGGTCGCCGGTGGAGTACGTGAAGAGCGAGAACGGCGCCGGGCACACCATCGAGGACGCCCTGAAGGTGGTTCCGTTCCTGGAAGCCGCCGGCATGGACCTGCACAACCTGGCCGTCGGCTGGCACGAGTCGAGCGTTCCGCTGACCACCAAGGAGATCCCGGACGGCCACTGGTCGTGGATCTCCCAGCAGATCAAGACCGTGGCCACCAAGCCGGTGGTCACCGCCTACCGGGAGACCGATCCGGTGGTGATGGAGCGGATCCTGCGCGAGGGCAAGGCCGACCTGATCGGCGGCCTGCGCTACTCGATCGCCGACCCGGACTTCCCGCGCAAGGTGGTCGAGGATCGACCCGAAGAGCTGCGGATGTGCATCTGCTGCAACCGCTGTATCGATGACGTTGTTGGCCGTGAGCTTCCGTTGACCAAGTGTGCGGCCAATCCGCGGCTGGGCGCGGAGCTGGACACCCTCACCCTGCCCCCCGCCACGGCACCCAAGAAGGTGATGGTGGCCGGCTCCGGCCCGGCCGGCATTTCGGCAGCAATGACCGCTGCCGATCGGGGCCACACCGTGACCATCTACGAGGCCGGCCCGCGGGTCGGTGGCTCGGTGAAGATGAGCTCGATCTTCAGCCCGCTGCATGAGCGACTGCTGCGCTCCTTCCGGGTCCAGCTGCGGCTGCACCCGCAGGTGAAGGTGGTGCTGAACACTCCGGTCACCCCCGAGTTGGTGCGCCAGGTGCGTCCGGACGCCGTGGTGGTGGCGATCGGCGGCGAGCCGAAGGGGATCGACGTCCCCGGCGCCGACGGGACGAATGTGGTCACCTCCCACGACTTCCTGGAGATGCTGAACGGGCACCCGCCGAAGAAGCCCGGACTGATCAACAAGATCATGTGGAACTGCGGCGCGGTGTTCCTGCGGCTGTACTACACCCCCGGCTTCGCCCGGGTGATGAGCAAGCGCAGCCCGTGGCCGCTGGGCAATCCGCTGGCCATCGTCGGCGGCGGACTCCCGGGCTGTGAGCTGGGCCATCTGGCCATGGAGAGCGGCCGCAAGACCACGATCATCGAGGCCGGACCCAAGATCGGCCACGACGTCGGCGGCAGCGACCGGTTCCATGTGGTGGGCGCCTTCCGCAAGGCCGAGAACGTCACCACGCTGACCAGCTCGGAGATCACCAAGATCACTCCGCGCACGGTCGAGGTCGTCCAGCGCGGGCCCTCCGGCGACCAGCCGGTCAGCGTCCCGGCCAAGACCGTGGCGGTCACCCTCGGCTTCCAGGCCAACCGCTCACTGTTCGAAGCCCTGCAGGCCACCGGTGTCGAGGTGTACGAGGCCGGCGATTGCGCCGACCCCGGACGGATCGCGGACGCCACCAAGGCCGGCTACCAGGCCGCCTGCCGGATCTGA
- a CDS encoding 4Fe-4S dicluster domain-containing protein, translating into MSLESKLAVDRFAVDEESAHITLADTSGVPRKTLELLVRGCPAGLYRLNDDGSLDFDYAGCFECGTCYVLAHGTALASWYFPRGEMGIEYRRG; encoded by the coding sequence ATGAGCCTGGAGTCCAAGCTCGCCGTCGATCGCTTCGCCGTGGACGAGGAGTCGGCCCACATCACGCTGGCCGACACCTCCGGCGTCCCGCGCAAGACCCTCGAACTGCTGGTCCGGGGCTGCCCGGCCGGGCTGTACCGGCTCAATGACGACGGCAGCCTCGACTTCGACTACGCCGGCTGCTTCGAGTGCGGCACCTGTTACGTCCTGGCCCACGGAACCGCGCTGGCCTCCTGGTACTTCCCGCGCGGCGAGATGGGCATCGAATACCGCCGCGGATAG
- a CDS encoding FAD-dependent oxidoreductase yields MAEDAFDAIIVGAGPAGSTAATVLARAGLDVVLIDRGVSAGSKNLSGGRLYTHALGKVFPDFATEAPLERLITKERISLLTQESASTVEFGSGKLGGKSASYSVLRAPFDQWLADQAEAAGASVITGIRVDDLLLRDGRVAGVVAGEEEMSAKIVLLADGAISLLARRAGLIGEPNPHHYAVGAKEVIQLGEDVVSQRFGLAAGEGCAWVFDGDCTDGHIGGGFLYTNRDTVSLGIVTTIGDLGYSDVRVPEMVERLKRHPVVAPLIAGGTLVEYGGHLALEGGYDAVPQLVHEGALLLGDAAGLGLNTGYTIRGMDLAIESGRIAAETVIAAHGRNDFSAASLAEYADRLKESFVLTDLAFYRRFPKFLEDTRGMFTDYPKLAEDAMLSLFSVDGSKPEPITRSLRTAARPIGFGRLVRDLWRGLGAINGRASVAGALGGAAIRVRGTANRKGGTR; encoded by the coding sequence ATGGCTGAGGACGCGTTCGACGCGATCATCGTGGGGGCCGGGCCCGCCGGTAGCACCGCCGCCACGGTGCTCGCCCGGGCTGGTCTCGACGTGGTCCTGATCGACCGTGGCGTGAGTGCCGGCAGCAAGAACCTGTCCGGCGGTCGGCTGTACACCCACGCCCTCGGCAAGGTCTTCCCTGACTTCGCCACCGAGGCTCCACTCGAGCGCCTGATCACCAAGGAGCGCATCTCTCTGCTGACTCAGGAGAGTGCCTCCACCGTCGAGTTCGGCAGCGGAAAGCTCGGCGGAAAGTCCGCGTCCTACTCGGTGCTGCGAGCGCCGTTCGATCAGTGGCTCGCCGACCAGGCAGAGGCGGCCGGGGCGAGCGTGATCACCGGAATCCGAGTGGACGACCTGCTGCTGCGTGACGGTCGAGTGGCAGGTGTCGTCGCCGGCGAGGAGGAGATGAGCGCCAAGATTGTCCTCCTCGCCGACGGCGCGATCTCGTTGCTGGCCCGCCGGGCCGGACTGATCGGCGAACCGAACCCGCATCACTACGCGGTCGGCGCCAAGGAAGTGATCCAGCTCGGCGAGGACGTGGTCAGCCAGCGGTTCGGGCTGGCCGCCGGTGAGGGCTGCGCCTGGGTCTTCGACGGTGACTGCACCGACGGGCACATCGGTGGCGGTTTCCTCTACACCAACCGCGACACCGTCTCGCTCGGCATCGTCACCACCATCGGCGACCTGGGCTACAGCGACGTCCGGGTGCCGGAGATGGTCGAGCGGCTGAAGCGCCATCCGGTGGTGGCCCCGCTGATCGCCGGCGGCACCCTGGTCGAGTACGGCGGTCACCTGGCCCTCGAAGGCGGCTACGACGCCGTCCCGCAGCTCGTCCACGAGGGCGCCCTGCTCTTGGGGGACGCCGCGGGGCTGGGCCTGAACACCGGCTACACGATCCGCGGCATGGACCTGGCCATCGAGTCGGGCCGGATCGCCGCCGAGACCGTGATCGCCGCACACGGACGCAACGACTTCTCGGCCGCCTCGCTGGCCGAGTACGCCGACCGCCTCAAGGAGAGCTTTGTGCTCACCGACTTGGCCTTCTATCGCCGGTTCCCGAAGTTTTTGGAGGACACCCGCGGGATGTTCACCGATTACCCGAAGCTGGCCGAAGACGCCATGCTGTCTTTGTTCTCCGTGGACGGCAGCAAGCCCGAACCGATCACTCGCTCACTGCGCACCGCAGCGCGACCGATCGGTTTCGGACGCCTCGTCCGGGACCTGTGGCGCGGCCTTGGCGCAATCAATGGACGGGCCTCTGTCGCCGGGGCCCTGGGCGGTGCCGCGATCCGCGTCCGCGGCACCGCCAACCGCAAAGGGGGAACTCGATGA
- a CDS encoding TetR/AcrR family transcriptional regulator — MSAPKGDPTLPGLPADAGGFSSPHSPRRVGRPLDETAEGRILRAGIDLYGREGWRGTTMSAIAKEAGVGKALLYSRFSSQTDILIAAFEAYIPELTGEFSGIRELLLAEANRMADLYLGEHSLALQRAIIDASAGVDPFPQITEGMSQRTVIPMRAHVRAAIERGELPPWTKVTPLLDVIEGAVRMHVFAAPHLTEKVRAGIRDYTRNLVDEQLLLLTKVGPLRGHPDPDWQPRPAQD, encoded by the coding sequence ATGAGTGCGCCGAAAGGGGACCCCACCTTGCCCGGACTGCCTGCAGACGCTGGCGGCTTCAGCTCTCCGCACTCACCGCGCCGAGTCGGCCGTCCCCTGGACGAGACCGCCGAAGGCCGGATCCTCCGCGCCGGCATCGACCTCTACGGTCGCGAGGGCTGGCGTGGCACCACAATGTCGGCCATCGCCAAGGAAGCCGGAGTCGGCAAGGCCCTGCTCTACTCCCGATTCAGCAGCCAGACCGACATCCTCATCGCCGCCTTCGAGGCCTACATCCCCGAGCTCACCGGCGAGTTCAGCGGCATCCGCGAGCTGCTGCTCGCCGAGGCCAACCGGATGGCCGATCTGTACTTGGGTGAGCATTCGCTGGCCCTGCAGCGGGCGATCATCGACGCCTCAGCCGGAGTCGACCCGTTCCCGCAGATCACCGAGGGAATGTCCCAGCGCACCGTGATTCCGATGCGTGCCCACGTCCGGGCCGCGATCGAGCGCGGCGAACTCCCGCCGTGGACGAAGGTGACCCCACTGCTGGATGTGATCGAGGGCGCGGTGCGGATGCACGTCTTCGCCGCCCCTCATCTGACCGAGAAAGTGCGCGCCGGAATCCGCGACTACACCCGAAACCTGGTCGACGAGCAGCTGCTGCTGCTGACCAAGGTCGGTCCGCTGCGCGGGCATCCGGATCCGGACTGGCAGCCCCGACCGGCCCAGGACTAG
- a CDS encoding VOC family protein, with protein sequence MQKIVPNLWFDHTAEEAATFYASVFPNARIIDIHRYPDEGLPDFQKEFAGQPVTVEFELGGYRLVGINAGPEFRPNPSVSFFVNFDPSVDDQAREHLDDLWTALAAEGSVLMPLQEYPYSRRYGWVEDKWGVSWQLMLTNPEGEPRPFIVPSIMFGSTVQGRAKEAIDFYLGLFGGRPGTIATYPAEAGPVAGQVMFADFQLVGEWLAAMDAADQDFTFTPGVSLLVYCHGQEELDRWWGELSAVPEAEQCGWCQDKFGLSWQLVPDNLDELMAGPDAYATLMSMGKIDIAAFG encoded by the coding sequence ATGCAGAAGATCGTCCCGAACCTCTGGTTCGACCACACCGCCGAGGAGGCGGCCACGTTCTACGCATCGGTCTTCCCGAATGCGCGGATCATCGACATCCACCGCTACCCCGACGAGGGCTTACCCGACTTCCAGAAGGAGTTCGCCGGTCAGCCGGTCACTGTCGAGTTCGAGTTGGGCGGCTACCGGTTGGTCGGCATCAACGCCGGGCCGGAGTTTCGTCCGAACCCGTCGGTGTCGTTCTTCGTGAACTTCGACCCGTCGGTCGACGACCAGGCCCGCGAGCATCTGGACGATCTGTGGACCGCCCTGGCCGCGGAGGGCAGCGTGCTGATGCCGCTGCAGGAGTATCCCTACAGCCGCCGCTACGGCTGGGTCGAGGACAAGTGGGGAGTCAGCTGGCAGCTGATGTTGACCAACCCCGAGGGCGAGCCGCGGCCGTTCATCGTCCCGTCGATCATGTTCGGCAGCACCGTCCAGGGACGGGCCAAGGAGGCCATCGACTTCTACCTGGGGTTGTTCGGTGGACGTCCGGGCACTATCGCGACCTACCCGGCCGAGGCCGGCCCGGTCGCCGGCCAGGTGATGTTCGCCGACTTCCAGCTGGTGGGCGAGTGGCTGGCCGCAATGGACGCCGCCGACCAGGACTTCACCTTCACCCCCGGAGTCTCGCTGCTGGTCTACTGCCACGGGCAGGAAGAGCTGGATCGCTGGTGGGGCGAGCTCAGTGCCGTCCCCGAGGCCGAGCAATGCGGCTGGTGTCAGGACAAGTTCGGCCTGAGCTGGCAGCTGGTTCCCGACAACCTGGACGAGCTGATGGCCGGCCCGGACGCCTACGCCACGCTGATGAGCATGGGCAAGATCGACATCGCCGCCTTCGGCTGA
- a CDS encoding Fic family protein, with protein MLYRSAKLDERELAVLAEIEDLRVRLRFVLNEPHRWTGSLRRLSFARNIQGSNSIEGYDARLDDVAAVALGEEPLDSSTETRMALEGYRNAMTYVLQRADDQDFECSVSLLKSLHFMMTGYSLLNRPGRWRAGSIYVQREQTQEIMHEGADVDHVPGLMAELAAYVNDCADDELLVKAAMAHLNLVMIHPFRDGNGRMARCLQSLVLARNGILSPVFMSIEEYLGRNSQAYYDVLAQVGGGHWAPERSTTAWVRFTLTAHLRQASTLRRRVDDAERMWMGIERLVGAREERQLAALNDAAMGLRLRRATYLKIAAESGSTITEQTAGRDLKALVDAGYLEPHGEKRGRFYVATPTLREVWLGVRGSRAVRDDADPFAG; from the coding sequence ATGCTCTATCGATCAGCGAAACTCGATGAGCGTGAGCTTGCTGTGCTTGCCGAGATCGAGGATCTTCGGGTTCGGCTGCGCTTCGTTCTCAATGAGCCGCATCGCTGGACCGGTTCACTTCGACGCCTCTCCTTTGCCCGCAACATTCAGGGTTCGAACAGCATCGAAGGCTACGACGCACGACTGGACGACGTCGCCGCGGTCGCGCTCGGAGAGGAGCCGTTGGACTCCAGCACCGAGACGCGAATGGCGCTTGAGGGCTATCGAAACGCGATGACCTATGTGCTGCAGCGCGCTGACGACCAGGACTTCGAGTGCAGCGTGAGCCTGCTCAAGAGCCTGCATTTCATGATGACCGGGTATTCGCTGCTCAACCGTCCCGGCCGTTGGAGAGCCGGCTCCATCTACGTGCAGCGCGAGCAGACTCAGGAGATCATGCATGAGGGTGCCGATGTCGACCACGTTCCCGGACTCATGGCAGAGCTTGCCGCGTATGTGAACGACTGCGCTGATGACGAGTTGCTGGTGAAGGCGGCTATGGCTCACCTGAACCTAGTGATGATCCACCCCTTCCGGGACGGGAACGGGAGGATGGCGCGCTGTCTGCAGAGCCTTGTGCTGGCTCGCAACGGCATCTTGTCCCCGGTGTTCATGAGCATCGAGGAGTACTTGGGTCGCAACAGTCAGGCTTACTACGACGTCCTGGCTCAGGTCGGAGGCGGTCACTGGGCTCCGGAGCGGAGCACCACGGCGTGGGTGCGCTTCACGCTGACCGCGCATCTGCGGCAGGCGTCCACTCTGCGTCGCCGGGTCGACGATGCAGAGCGTATGTGGATGGGTATCGAGCGGCTGGTCGGCGCCCGGGAGGAGCGGCAACTGGCTGCGCTCAACGATGCCGCCATGGGGCTGCGACTGCGTCGCGCCACCTATCTGAAGATCGCTGCCGAGTCGGGTAGCACGATCACCGAGCAGACTGCCGGACGAGATCTCAAGGCGCTGGTCGACGCCGGCTATCTGGAGCCGCACGGCGAGAAGAGGGGGCGCTTCTACGTGGCAACGCCGACTCTTCGAGAGGTCTGGCTCGGAGTCCGGGGGAGCCGGGCTGTTCGCGACGACGCCGACCCGTTTGCCGGGTGA
- a CDS encoding nuclease-related domain-containing protein, translated as MKLRYAGTCSRCGAELAAGELADYDRTSRSVACVSCGPRRGLDGPAEASEPPRRAMAAESAPLLEAVDGTAGGSAKQEYERRHDARQERVQAAHPRIGKFLLAVFDDPQTTTAWASGAMGEERLGDMLAEVAGPSLRVLHDRQVPGTKANIDHLVVCPSGVFVVDAKRYRGQRPELRIEGGIIRPREELLIIGGRNRTPLVDGMHKQVGLVRQVLADEPEVPVRGVLCFVEADWPLIGGAFTVQGVNVLWMKKLKALLAEPGPLGPDEIAELQWRLHEALPRKV; from the coding sequence ATGAAGTTGCGCTACGCCGGGACCTGTTCTCGGTGTGGTGCCGAACTCGCCGCGGGCGAGCTGGCCGACTACGACCGGACGAGCAGGTCCGTGGCCTGCGTGAGTTGCGGTCCGCGGCGCGGGCTGGACGGGCCGGCCGAGGCCAGCGAACCCCCTCGGCGTGCCATGGCCGCAGAGTCGGCTCCGCTGCTCGAGGCGGTCGACGGCACGGCCGGTGGTTCGGCCAAACAGGAGTACGAGCGGCGCCACGATGCGCGCCAAGAGCGGGTTCAGGCCGCCCATCCCCGGATCGGGAAGTTCCTGCTGGCGGTGTTCGACGACCCGCAGACGACGACGGCCTGGGCCAGTGGAGCCATGGGGGAGGAGCGGCTCGGCGACATGCTGGCTGAGGTCGCCGGACCGAGTCTTCGCGTGCTGCACGATCGCCAGGTGCCCGGGACGAAGGCGAACATCGATCACCTGGTCGTCTGCCCGTCCGGAGTGTTCGTGGTGGACGCCAAGCGCTACCGCGGTCAGCGCCCGGAACTGCGCATCGAGGGCGGGATCATTCGTCCGCGGGAGGAGCTACTCATCATCGGCGGACGCAACCGCACTCCGCTGGTCGACGGCATGCACAAGCAGGTGGGGCTGGTTCGTCAGGTGCTGGCCGACGAGCCGGAGGTCCCGGTGCGCGGCGTGTTGTGCTTCGTGGAGGCCGACTGGCCACTGATCGGCGGGGCGTTCACTGTGCAGGGCGTCAACGTGCTCTGGATGAAGAAGCTGAAGGCGCTGCTGGCCGAGCCCGGTCCGCTCGGGCCCGACGAGATCGCCGAGCTCCAATGGCGGCTCCACGAGGCGTTACCGCGAAAGGTCTAG
- a CDS encoding glycoside hydrolase family 1 protein → MSATISERGPVVAAPSGFLWGAATAAHQTEGGNVNTGHWVAEYAPGTAVPEPSGDACDSFHRYGQDIALLAESGLGCYRFSIEWARIEPEPGVISRAALAHYRAMIDACLPAGVQPIVTLHHFTFPRWWQQRGGWQAPDAVDRFTRYVEAAVGILADVAWVITINEPNMLVIQLGAITDTTLGMNAVGVDEQRAQAIAAAHHAAVDVVRASTRARVGWSVANQAFQAVPGWEAQRDAWRYWREDFFLEQARGDDFIGVQAYLRTLIGPTEDSLGYGPQSWPDGTRFTLTGWEYYPAALGDAVRHTHRLTGLPILVTENGIATADDAERIEYTRAALAGLAAAMADGADVRGYLHWSLLDNYEWGSFAPTFGLVAVDRDSFVRTAKPSLFWLGDLARRGVLPV, encoded by the coding sequence GTGAGCGCGACAATCAGTGAGCGCGGCCCGGTGGTGGCAGCGCCGTCCGGCTTTCTGTGGGGTGCTGCGACAGCTGCCCACCAGACCGAGGGCGGCAACGTCAACACAGGCCACTGGGTGGCCGAGTACGCACCGGGCACCGCGGTGCCCGAGCCGTCCGGGGATGCCTGCGACTCGTTCCACCGCTACGGCCAGGACATCGCCCTGCTCGCCGAGTCCGGGCTGGGCTGCTACCGGTTCTCGATCGAGTGGGCCCGGATCGAGCCGGAGCCCGGGGTCATTTCGCGGGCCGCGCTGGCGCACTACCGGGCCATGATCGACGCCTGCCTGCCCGCCGGGGTGCAGCCGATCGTCACCCTGCACCACTTCACCTTTCCGCGGTGGTGGCAGCAGCGCGGCGGCTGGCAGGCGCCGGACGCCGTGGACCGGTTCACCCGCTATGTGGAGGCTGCGGTCGGCATCCTGGCCGACGTGGCCTGGGTGATCACCATCAACGAGCCGAACATGCTGGTGATCCAGCTCGGCGCGATCACCGACACCACTTTGGGCATGAACGCGGTCGGCGTGGACGAACAGCGCGCCCAGGCGATCGCCGCCGCGCATCATGCGGCGGTCGACGTGGTCCGCGCGTCCACCCGGGCCCGGGTCGGCTGGAGCGTGGCCAACCAGGCCTTTCAGGCCGTCCCCGGCTGGGAGGCGCAGCGCGACGCCTGGCGGTACTGGCGCGAGGACTTCTTCCTGGAGCAGGCCCGCGGCGACGACTTCATCGGCGTCCAGGCCTATCTGCGCACCCTCATAGGGCCCACCGAGGACTCACTCGGCTACGGCCCGCAGTCGTGGCCGGACGGCACCCGGTTCACCTTGACCGGCTGGGAGTACTACCCGGCCGCGCTGGGTGATGCCGTCCGGCACACTCATCGACTGACCGGGCTGCCGATCCTGGTCACCGAGAACGGCATCGCCACCGCGGACGATGCCGAGCGGATCGAGTACACCCGGGCCGCGTTGGCCGGACTGGCGGCAGCAATGGCCGACGGCGCGGACGTCCGTGGCTATCTGCACTGGTCGCTGCTGGACAACTACGAGTGGGGCTCGTTCGCGCCAACCTTCGGCCTGGTCGCGGTCGACCGGGACAGCTTCGTCCGGACCGCCAAGCCGAGCCTGTTCTGGCTCGGCGACCTGGCCCGCCGCGGCGTCCTGCCGGTCTGA